The genomic stretch GGGGGTCTAACTTGATAACAGCCTTATCGCCAGGATTTTCTCCCGGCCGTATTTTTAGATCGATCGCATTATCGTTAAAAGAAAGCCCGCTGGTGTGCGCCGAATACCACTGAGGTTCATCGTCCCAACTCCATCCTTTACCGAGCGGCACGTCGTCGAAGTAATCATCATCTCCGATTATATTCCCTTCTATCCTGTTTATTCCCAACGATTTCAGACTGTCACTCCACTCCCGAAAAGTAGCGGTCAGGTCTCCGCCGTTATAACGGCCGGATATGGTCGGATCTCCCGAACCTCTTATGACAAGATCTCCCTTGAGAGTTCCGTTTTGTATCTTCCCGTCATAATAAAGCCGTGTCTTATACGTGAAATTCGGACCGAACCTGACGAGCGCGACAGCGGTTGTGAATAGTTTCAGATTCGAGGCGGGAATCAAAAGTTTATCTTCATTGCGCCGATAGAGTACTTCCCTCTTATCGGGCGATTCTATGTAAACGCCCCACGTCGCCGATGCGAACGCAGGATCGGCGAGCAGGTGATCTATCTCCGCCTTGAGTCTGGCTTCGGGAGTGTTGAGACTGACTCCACCCGCCGCACAACCGACGGATATTGTCATAATAATGATTGATACCAGTGAAAGTTTGAATCGATCCATCATTTATTCTCCAATAGGTTCAACTCCGATGCCCGCCGCATCCGGCAGGATAAGCTTTCCATCTTTCATTCCAATTCCTGTGAAAGGATCGTTTGACAGCAATAAATTGCCGTCGAGGTCAGCCCAATCCGCCAATGGCGAGAGGTGAGCCGCTGCTCCGATGGCGATGGAGCTTTCGCACATGCAGCCGAGCATCACTTTCAAACCGTTTGAGCGAGCGGTGTGGATCATTTTGAGCGCTTCGGTCGGTCCACCCGATTTCATAAGTTTGATGTTAATGCCGTCGAAGGCATACGCTATCTTCGGAATATCGAATTTTGTCACAACGTTCTCATCAGCAATTATCGGAAGAGGTGAACGTTCCTTCAGCCATGCCGTATCATCAAGTTTATCCGCCGGAAGAGGTTGCTCCACAAATTCGACATTCTGTTCCGCAAGCCATTCGATCTTATCAAGCGCTTCCTCTTTCGTCCAGCCTTCATTTGCATCGACCCGAATGACTTTATCCGTCATTTCCCGGATAGCTTCGATTATCTCTCTGTCGTTTTCCATTCCCTGTTTCACTTTGAGTATGGGATATTCATCCGCTTCTTTTACTTTTTGTTTGATCACGTCAACTTCATCAATGCCGATCGTGAATGTAGATACAAGCGATTTCGCCGGATCCAATCCCCATAGCTTATACAGAGGCTGATTCAGGAGCTTCCCCCGGAGGTCCCAATAAGCGATGTTTATTGCCGCAATTGATGAAGGAGTCATGAGTTCGTTCGCCCGGCAAACAGTGTCAATATCTTCCAATCTGAACGGGTCGTTGAAAGGTTCGGAGTTAAAATCTATACTCGAAAGCGCCGCATCGACCTTTTCTGAATTATCATTG from Candidatus Neomarinimicrobiota bacterium encodes the following:
- a CDS encoding dipeptide epimerase codes for the protein MKARWKELKLLLIHPFTIARGTRTHYDSVILTLEHNGVTAYGEAVPTERYNDNSEKVDAALSSIDFNSEPFNDPFRLEDIDTVCRANELMTPSSIAAINIAYWDLRGKLLNQPLYKLWGLDPAKSLVSTFTIGIDEVDVIKQKVKEADEYPILKVKQGMENDREIIEAIREMTDKVIRVDANEGWTKEEALDKIEWLAEQNVEFVEQPLPADKLDDTAWLKERSPLPIIADENVVTKFDIPKIAYAFDGINIKLMKSGGPTEALKMIHTARSNGLKVMLGCMCESSIAIGAAAHLSPLADWADLDGNLLLSNDPFTGIGMKDGKLILPDAAGIGVEPIGE